AACTCCACTGCGCGCTGCGCCTTGTGCCCCGTGAACAAAAACCTCATGAAAAACCAGGTAGGGTAGCGAAAGGATCGCTTGGTCGAGCTCCTCGTTCATGGGCCAAAAGACGCGAACAACTGCGCTACCGTTGTTCGGCGGCTGCACGAACTCACCATCTATGGGCAGTGTGCCGTCCGAGCGAATTTTTCGATGTGTCTCAAGAGAGATATCGGGCACGACAGTTTTAGGCGCGCGATCACCGGCGATCATTCGATACTGCTCATCGGCGAGATCCACGAAGATCTTCATCATTTCGGCAAGAAATAGCAGGCAACGTGCACCCTCTGGGTGGCCGAAGAGTAACCTATCACCAGGCCCGTTTTTGCAGATCACGTCCCGATTTCCACACGATTCGCAGTCGAAGCGTCGAAACTCCCCAATCATGGCAGCTCGAGTGCGAACAATATGCGAATGATTGTAGGGCTTTGTAAATCTGTTAACGCGGCGCCCAAATTTCTCTAGAAAGGAGTGCAGACTCCAAAAATCGTCGGTCTCGTCGTCTTCTTCGACCGTGGCGGCGATTTGATTGTTCACAGTATCCAAATAGTTCCTATCGTCTTTGCTCAACTCGTTACGTTCGGCTTCCATACTGGCGTGATGAACGAGGCGGAGAAGACGCGCTGCCAAGAGCTTGCGCGCCGGAAGGTCGAGCTGTTTGGTTGGATCAAAAGCAACTGTGGGCATGTGCTCAGGTGCCCTCGGCACAGGAATCTTTGCTTTTTCCGAACCTCTTCTCAATCTCAGGCTTGAGGATGTGTGCCCATGCGGCTTTAGCCGCCGCCGTTAGGGCGTCCGTTCCAAAGCTGATCGCTAAGCCAACAAGAATTGTTGTCACGACATCCGCGCGATTGCCGTCCTGCAAGGGTGTCGCCGCGAATGGCAGATCGCCAATCTCGTCAATCGACCTGAGGTCTATGCCCTCTTTACGGGCGATTTCACGAGTGATTTCATCATTTCGAAGTAGCGACCACAGGTGTGCAAGCTCTGCGTTGACGTTGTCGGCTTTCGCATGTTCAAGAGTTGCAAGGTCAATCTTCATTTTTTCAATTTTCTCCTTTTTAGTTCTAAAGGTTCGCAATGCATACAAAAACAATAATATCCCACGCTACAAAATTGTGGCATGAAATTTTTTATTTGAGATCTGGTGATCGTGACATATGAAATACACTCCTAAAGCAAAGAAAATTGAGTATGTGATTTTCTCAAAAAATATTACAATGATTATTTGTTTTCAATAATATTGTCTGATTCCAGTCACCCGTAAATTTTAAGATCTTCGTTCTCAGGGAAACAACGGCACGAGTTAGCGCTACGTGATTAAGTGCGGGTAGCTATTACAGTCCAAATTGCGTCGCGATCTGATCTTCTATCAATCGAACATGCAATGCCGAATTTGTACGTTCGCTGAGACTGTTTCTTGGCATTACGGCGACTTGCGACTCGCCATTCGGATTATACCCCGCGATATATCTGAAGCCTTCAGCATCTGGTGATGCATAGCTGTCGGTTCCCTCTATATGCCAAAAATAAAATCCCATATGGGTGGAATTCGCTAGCTGAAAACCTCGACCTTCCAACCTATGAGCAATTGGGCCCGATCCAATAAGCTGGCTGCACGAGCGCTTGTGGCGCCCATGGGAAAAATTTGGCTTTCCGAAACTCAGCCGCACCCGTGATTTCAGGCGTTTCAGCGGTTGTTTCTGAACTGTCCGGCTACAGTTTTGGAGACCTGGATACCGTTGGCTAGGGTATCAGCAAGCGAATCTATGGCCTTCAATCCAGCCGGCTTTATTTGAATTCTCGCCGCTTTCACCGGTTGCATGAACCACTTCAACCGTAACGTTAGCTTGTTTTGCCTTTGGGACCATGTTCGCAGTTCCTCGACCACCTGGAAAGGCGATTATCAGGTCTGGCCTTCCTTCATCTAGCATCTGCTTGTTTCTGATGGACCCCGCAGCTCGTCCATGTGTTTCCCAATCTGCAGGAAATTTGCGTACGGCAATCTTTCTTGCACTTCCAAATTACCAACAAGAGTGTCGGCACCTCGCGCGGCTACATGTATGATTTCGGCAATGCCAATTTGACGATGCACGCGATCCAAGTGGTCGAAAAGAAACCGCGCATCCGCGTAATCTCGGCCACCACAAACGAGTACCTTCATTTAATGACCCCCTAACTTCTTACGGTTTAGAGCGCCGAACGCCGGGCTCGGGTGAGTTGCCTTGTCAAAGTGGAGTAGCATCAAACTTTAACACCATCCAGCTTCTGCGAGAGTTGTTGCCCGTCTTTGTGACAGTTCAGACATTGTTAGATTAACCGAAAATCTACACCTTTATTCTTATTTTCGGACAGCTAGGAGCTTGAGCAAATCCTGCCCCCGCAACCAATTTTTCCTCTGAAAGATGTCGATAGAGCCAGCAGGTTTCCGGAGTGATGCTCTGCTGGACGCAAGGCGTTGTATCCACAGCGCAAATTTCAGGTTTTCCATGCAGCTGAAATTGCCGTGCTGGCTGAAACCTAGGTTCGCGGCAGATCGCGAAACACCGCGGTCCGGCCGCTGAAATGGCCGTGCTGGCGCTCAATCCATATGCGCAGGTTCTTGCCGGGCAGGTTGCCGGCGACAGTCTGGGCCTGCCGGAACAGGTACGCAACTACCGGTGACAACACCCGGTCGGCCTTCATGGTCCAGCCCTGTGTCCTCACGGCAATCGAAGCCTGCAGCCAGCCCTGGCCATAATAGTACCGCCTTACATACTCCAGGGTCTGCCTGGACGGCGCGATGCAGTGGTTGACCGGGTTGTCCGCTATCAGGTAGCCACGGTGTCCGGCAGCAACCATTTCACCGATCAGCTTGGTTTCCTCGCCACTGAGCACCAGGCCGTCGGGCTGGCGGCCCAGGCTTTCGTCAAACCGGAACTGCCTGAGCATATCAAGCCGGAATGCCATGTTGGCGCCGAACGGGTAGAACCTGGGATTGGTCTGCGTGTCTATCTTCCGGTCCCGCGCACCGACCCTGAAGCGGGCGAAGCAGCTTCCGGCCGACCTGGACAGCGCCCGGGCCCATGATGCATCCGCATCAGCAAACACGGGCACAACATCAGACCCGAAAAACACGGCGTCCGGATAACGCCGGAACGCCGCTGCGTATCTGGCAAGCCAGTCCGCCGGAACCGTCACGTCGTCGTCGGTGAAGATCACGTAGTCGGCGTCAATTTGAGAGACGCCTGTGTTGCGGGCGATCGAGAGGCCTGGTGTCGGTTCATGCAGCACGCTGGTCGGCAGTGTTTTGACATGCGCTTCAAGTTCGCTTGAACACATGTTTGCGGCAGCATTGTTTACGACAGTAAAACTACAAGCTACTGATGATGTCACGGTGAGGCGCCCCACTGACGCCAGAGTTGCAACCATATTGTCAGGCTGATTGTGGGTACAAACGACTATGACAATTCGCATTACCGCTACCCTG
Above is a window of Anderseniella sp. Alg231-50 DNA encoding:
- a CDS encoding DUF2493 domain-containing protein, whose protein sequence is MKVLVCGGRDYADARFLFDHLDRVHRQIGIAEIIHVAARGADTLVGNLEVQERLPYANFLQIGKHMDELRGPSETSRC
- a CDS encoding glycosyltransferase translates to MPRAIQQSGQVELPRTHKPVRVAVMRIVIVVCTHNQPDNMVATLASVGRLTVTSSVACSFTVVNNAAANMCSSELEAHVKTLPTSVLHEPTPGLSIARNTGVSQIDADYVIFTDDDVTVPADWLARYAAAFRRYPDAVFFGSDVVPVFADADASWARALSRSAGSCFARFRVGARDRKIDTQTNPRFYPFGANMAFRLDMLRQFRFDESLGRQPDGLVLSGEETKLIGEMVAAGHRGYLIADNPVNHCIAPSRQTLEYVRRYYYGQGWLQASIAVRTQGWTMKADRVLSPVVAYLFRQAQTVAGNLPGKNLRIWIERQHGHFSGRTAVFRDLPRT